A stretch of the Solanum dulcamara chromosome 6, daSolDulc1.2, whole genome shotgun sequence genome encodes the following:
- the LOC129892320 gene encoding uncharacterized protein LOC129892320 codes for MSQLSLLQLLLFAFPNFMPINTFPSFLSSIKPHHLKHQFSLFVPNIISKKYNNNKKKMVCFCFLVDQTKQVCKSKPAAGTCSRCGGGASVADMKTATRFCYVPFYWKNWRAIVCTFCGAILRSYR; via the coding sequence ATGTCCCAACTGTCTCTGCTTCAACTTTTACTGTTTGCTTTTCCCAATTTCATGCCTATAAATACCTTTCCATCCTTCCTCTCATCAATCAAACCTCACCACTTAAAACatcaattttctctctttgttccaaacattataagcaaaaaatacaacaacaacaaaaaaaaaatggtcTGTTTTTGTTTCCTCGTTGATCAAACAAAACAGGTGTGCAAGAGCAAACCCGCCGCCGGAACATGTTCACGTTGCGGCGGCGGTGCTAGTGTAGCAGACATGAAGACTGCTACAAGGTTTTGTTATGTCCCTTTTTACTGGAAAAATTGGAGAGCTATTGTATGTACGTTTTGTGGTGCAATTCTTCGCTCTTACCGATGA
- the LOC129891712 gene encoding secretory carrier-associated membrane protein 1-like: protein MAGRYNDNPFAEEDEVNPFSNNGRVPAATNLRPSPLPHEPAGYDRGATVDIPLDGSKDMKKKEKELQAKEAELRKREQELKRKEDAMARAGVVIDDKNWPPFFPIIHHDIANEIPIHLQKLQYVAFTTLLGLAACLVWNLVAVTLAWIRGQGPTIWLLAVIYLISGVPGAYVLWYRPLYRAMRTDSALKFGWFFLSYVFHIGFCIVAAVAPPIFFKGKSLTGILPAIDLLGWHALVGIFYFIGAAFFCLETLISIWVIQQVYMYFRGSGKAAEMKKEAARSTMMAAL from the exons ATGGCTGGGCGTTACAATGACAATCCTTTTGCTGAAGAAGATGAAGTGAACCCATTTTCG AACAATGGAAGAGTTCCCGCTGCTACAAACTTGAGGCCTTCTCCTCTTCCTCATGAACCCGCTGGCTACGATCGTGGTGCAACAGTTGATATTCCTCTTGATGGTTCAAAG GacatgaagaagaaagagaaggaACTCCAAGCTAAAGAGGCTGAATTGAGAAAAAGAGAACAG GAACTTAAAAGGAAGGAGGATGCAATGGCAAGAG CTGGTGTAGTGATTGACGACAAGAATTGGCCACCCTTCTTCCCCATCATTCATCATGATATTGCAAATGAAATTCCAATTCATCTACAGAAGCTGCAATATGTTGCATTCACTACATTGTTGG GTCTGGCAGCCTGCCTTGTATGGAACCTTGTCGCTGTCACCTTAGCTTGGATCAGAGGACAAG GTCCAACTATCTGGTTGCTTGCTGTTATCTACTTAATATCAGGTGTCCCAGGAGCCTATGTATTGTGGTATCGACCTCTCTATCGTGCAATGAG GACTGACAGTGCGCTGAAGTTTGGGTGGTTTTTCTTAAGTTACGTG TTTCACATTGGATTCTGCATCGTTGCTGCTGTGGCACCTCCAATTTTCTTCAAGGGAAAATCTTTGAC TGGTATCTTGCCTGCAATTGATCTTTTAGGCTGGCATGCTTTGGTTGGG ATATTCTACTTCATTGGAGCTGCATTCTTCTGTCTTGAAACACTGATCAGCATATGGGTTATACAG CAAGTCTACATGTATTTCCGGGGAAGTGGAAAAGCTGCGGAGATGAAGAAAGAGGCTGCAAGATCCACTATGATGGCAGCACTATGA
- the LOC129891711 gene encoding protein STRUBBELIG-RECEPTOR FAMILY 3-like isoform X2 produces the protein MKLTPEMLLQLMPYMLPWDHLPFLVGVSVQIHVMDNGKGSYAMRQIYYPCELGDNLASFSSLKTIDLSNNHIGGTIPSSLPVTLQNIFLSDNDLTGSIPSSLSSLSQLSAMSLNGNQLTGELPDSFQGLTALVNLDLSSNSFSGALPSSVGNLSSLTTLHLQNNQLSGTLDVLQDLPLADLNVENNLFSGPIPQKLLSIPNFKNTGNPFNSVSPLSPPNSSIAPLSPPTSFTRPPPAPPGPPFFKPPTSAQTPPTSERKPGQKADGPSATAESSSKGSKKSVKRVVWISIASILSFIILVLAILLFLPRCFRERQANNWSRRHEIAPYVGSRENRRDNGLLVQTGHDVEKAPPLVRPKEEQQPRRPARTPMPQQEQEVNVQNMRAVPKKDTSEINLSRIDIDLMVPPPPPPPPPPPPPPQERVIVKPIPPADNTAMKFPHRPLPLTSVKYYTIASLQQYTNSFSQDNQIGSGMLGTVYRAELPNGKLLAVKKLDRRVSNQQKDDEFLDLVNNIDGIRHANVVELMGYCAEHGQRLLVYEYCSSGTLHDALHSDDESKKQLSWDTRIRMALGAARGLEYLHEVCEPPIIHRNFKSVNLLLDEELAVHISDCGLASLISSGAVSQLSGQLLTTYGYGAPEFESGVYTSQSDVYSFGVVMLELLTGRMSYDRTRSRGEQFLVRWAIPQLHDIDALTRMVDPSLKGKYPLKSLSHFADIISRCVLPEREYRPQMSEVVQDLIQMIRRESPSRSDEE, from the exons ATGAAACTGACCCCGGAGATG TTGCTGCAATTAATGCCTTACATGCTTCCCTGGGATCACCTTCCCTTCCTGGTTGGGGTGTCAGTGCAGATCCATGTGATGGACAATGGCAAGGGGTCGTATGCAATGAGacaaatatattatccat GTGAACTAGGGGATAACTTAGCGTCATTTTCTTCTCTCAAAACAAT AGATCTGAGTAATAATCACATCGGCGGAACCATCCCATCCAGTCTACCAGTTACATTGCagaatat TTTTCtttcagataatgatttaaccGGAAGTATCCCCAGTTCTTTATCTTCCCTAAGTCAACTGTCAGCAAT GTCTCTCAATGGAAACCAACTGACTGGAGAACTTCCCGATTCCTTTCAAGGCCTTACAGCATTGGTTAATCT TGATTTGTCAAGTAACAGTTTCAGTGGAGCTTTGCCGTCATCAGTAGGAAACTTGTCCTCCCTGACCACGCT ACATTTGCAGAATAACCAGCTTTCTGGAACTCTTGATGTTTTACAAGATCTTCCCCTCGCAGATTT GAATGTGGAAAATAACCTGTTTTCTGGGCCCATACCTCAGAAGCTGTTATCTATTCCCAATTTCAA AAACACTGGAAATCCTTTCAACAGTGTCTCTCCTTTGTCTCCACCCAACAGTAGTATCGCTCCTTTGTCTCCACCTACTTCATTTACGAGACCCCCTCCAGCACCACCAGGACCACCCTTTTTTAAGCCTCCAACTTCAGCACAGACACCACCGACTTCAGAAAGAAAACCTGGACAAAAGGCTGATGGACCATCAGCAACTGCAGAATCTAGTTCCAAAGGAAGCAAAAAGTCTGTAAAAAGGGTAGTCTGGATATCCATTGCATCAATTTTGTCATTTATAATATTGGTTCTAGCAATCCTTCTCTTTCTGCCAAGATGCTTTAGGGAAAGGCAAGCGAATAATTGGTCCAGACGGCACGAAATAGCTCCTTATGTGGGCTCCCGGGAGAATCGAAGAGATAATGGTTTATTGGTCCAAACTGGACATGATGTAGAGAAAG CTCCTCCTCTGGTGAGGCCGAAGGAAGAGCAACAACCAAGGAGACCGGCCCGCACTCCCATGCCACAACAGGAGCAGGAGGTTAATGTGCAAAACATGAGGGCAGTGCCAAAGAAGGATACTAGTGAGATAAATCTAAGCAGAATTGATATTGATTTGATGGTGCCCCCACCCCCACCTCCTCCGCCACCGCCACCACCCCCTCCTCAAGAGAGAGTAATTGTGAAGCCAATTCCACCTGCCGACAATACCGCAATGAAGTTTCCCCACAGGCCACTTCCACTAACTTCTGTGAAATATTACACAATCGCATCTCTTCAGCAATACACCAACAGTTTTTCTCAAGATAACCAGATAGGATCAGGAATGCTGGGAACTGTGTACAGGGCAGAGCTTCCAAATGGgaag TTACTTGCTGTCAAGAAGCTGGACAGAAGAGTTTCCAATCAACAGAAGGATGATGAATTTCTTGACCTAGTAAACAATATTGACGGAATTCGTCATGCtaatgttgttgagttgatgggCTATTGTGCAGAGCATGGTCAAAGGCTTCTGGTTTATGAGTATTGCAGTAGTGGGACACTACATGATGCGCTGCACTCTGATGATGAGTCCAAGAAACAACTTTCATGGGATACCCGGATCCGGATGGCTCTTGGAGCTGCAAGAGGCTTGGA GTATCTTCATGAGGTCTGCGAGCCACCTATTATCCACAGAAACTTCAAATCTGTCAATCTTCTCCTTGATGAAGAGTTGGCTGTGCATATCTCTGATTGTGGTTTAGCTTCACTGATATCATCAGGTGCCGTGAGCCAG TTGTCAGGACAACTGCTTACAACCTATGGTTATGGTGCCCCAGAATTTGAGTCAGGGGTTTACACTTCTCAAAGTGATGTTTACAGCTTTGGTGTGGTGATGCTGGAACTCTTAACGGGCAGAATGTCATATGACCG AACTCGAAGTCGAGGAGAGCAATTCTTGGTTAGATGGGCAATCCCCCAGCTACATGATATTGATGCCTTGACAAGAATGGTTGATCCTTCTCTCAAAGGAAAGTACCCACTTAAGTCATTATCACATTTTGCTGACATAATTTCCCGTTGCGTTCTG CCTGAGCGAGAATACAGGCCACAAATGTCAGAAGTGGTTCAAGACCTCATACAGATGATAAGAAGAGAATCTCCCAGTAGATCCGATGAAGAATGA
- the LOC129891751 gene encoding pentatricopeptide repeat-containing protein At1g73710, with amino-acid sequence MVLQTYTSMLIGTSYETSIQAQAISSAQNLNSHFNFRVFLGFNLHSFTQRQICKSQPSSKTDHPLHRNIKILQPHEQKPQGDDKDRVFVGFKLQGHSKAEALPSRTVVNGKKKGYGGILPSILRSLRTESDVEKTLNLYYGKLSPKEQTVILKEQSNWEKALRVFEWMKSQKDYVPNVIHYNVILRALGRAKKWDELRLCWIEMAKNGVFPTNNTYGMLVDVYGKAGLVKESVLWIKHMKLRGIFPDEVTMNTVVKVLKDAGEYDRADRFYKDWCTGKIELDDFDLDSIDDSEPFSLKQFLLTELFRTGGRNPSRVSEIEKTCRKPQMTATYNTLIDLYGKAGRLKDTANVFNEMLKSGVALDAVTFNTMIFICGSHGYLEEAEALLNKMEERSISPDTKTYNIFLSLYANAGKIDRAIQWYRKIRRTGLFPDAVTCRAIIQTLCKQNMLQEVENVISEIESLGMYIDEHSLPVIMRMYINAGLIDCAKTIFEKCQLNGGFSSPAYAAIIDAYADKGLWAEAEDVFFGRRDKFIQKKAIVEYNVMIKAYGIAKLYDKAFSLFKGMKSQGTWPDECTYNSLIQMFSGGDLVDQAKELLAEMQGLKFKPSCSTFSALIASYVRMSRLSDAVNVFDEMSKAGVKPNEVVYGALIDGFAEAGKFEEAMQYFHVMNDSGIQANQIILTSMIKAYSKLGSVEGAKKLYEQMKNLHGGPDIIASNSMLNLYADFGMVSEAKMIFNHLREKGQADGVTFATLIYAYKNMGMLDEAIEIAEEMKQSGLLRDCMTFNKVMACYATNGQLVECGELLHEMINRKLLPDGGTFKVLFTILKKGGFPAEAVRQLELSYQEGKPYARQAVISAVYSAVGLHTFAIESCSVITQPQLGLHPFAYNVAIYVYGASAQIDEALKIFMRMQDEGLKPDIVTFINLVGCYGKAGMVEGIKRIYGQLKYGHIEPNESLYNAIIEAYSDAGRYDLSDLVSQEMELDLDVKKLKVSESESVVDEVSEVGEGEDLEG; translated from the coding sequence ATGGTGCTTCAAACATACACTTCCATGTTGATTGGAACATCCTATGAAACTTCAATTCAAGCTCAAGCTATTTCTTCAGCTCAAAACCTTAATTCCCATTTCAATTTTAGGGTCTTTCTAGGGTTTAACTTACACAGTTTTACCCAAAGACAAATCTGTAAATCTCAACCTTCATCCAAAACTGACCACCCATTACACAGAAATATCAAGATTCTGCAACCCCACGAGCAAAAACCTCAAGGAGATGATAAAGATAGGGTTTTTGTAGGGTTTAAGCTTCAGGGTCATTCAAAGGCTGAAGCTTTACCTTCAAGAACGGTTGTTAATGGTAAAAAGAAGGGATATGGAGGTATTTTACCTTCAATTTTGCGTTCTTTACGCACAGAAAGTGATGTTGAGAAAACCCTTAATTTGTATTATGGGAAGCTTAGTCCTAAAGAGCAAACTGTGATTCTTAAAGAGCAAAGTAATTGGGAAAAAGCTCTTCGGGTTTTTGAGTGGATGAAATCGCAGAAAGATTATGTTCCTAATGTAATTCACTATAATGTTATACTTAGAGCACTAGGTAGAGCTAAGAAATGGGATGAATTGAGACTTTGTTGGATTGAAATGGCGAAGAATGGTGTTTTTCCGACGAACAATACTTATGGAATGCTTGTTGATGTGTATGGGAAAGCAGGGTTGGTGAAGGAGTCTGTTTTATGGATTAAACATATGAAGTTGAGGGGAATTTTCCCTGATGAGGTTACAATGAATACAGTTGTTAAGGTTTTAAAGGATGCAGGGGAATATGATAGAGCAGATAGGTTCTACAAGGATTGGTGTACTGGGAAGATTGAACTGGATGATTTTGATTTGGATTCTATAGATGACTCTGAACCTTTCAGTTTGAAGCAGTTTTTGTTGACTGAGCTTTTCAGGACCGGAGGGAGGAATCCATCTAGAGTTTCAGAAATTGAGAAAACTTGTAGGAAACCTCAAATGACTGCCACCTACAATACTCTGATTGATTTGTATGGAAAGGCTGGTCGATTGAAGGACACTGCAAATGTGTTTAATGAGATGTTGAAATCCGGTGTGGCTTTGGACGCTGTAACATTCAACACTATGATCTTTATTTGTGGAAGTCATGGCTACTTGGAAGAGGCGGAAGCTTTGCTGAACAAGATGGAGGAAAGATCGATATCTCCGGACACTAAAACATACAACATCTTCCTGTCTCTTTATGCTAATGCAGGTAAGATTGACAGAGCGATTCAGTGGTACAGAAAGATAAGGAGGACAGGACTTTTCCCTGATGCTGTGACTTGTAGGGCTATTATTCAGACACTATGCAAGCAAAATATGCTTCAGGAGGTTGAAAATGTGATTAGTGAAATTGAAAGTTTAGGTATGTATATAGATGAACACTCTCTTCCTGTTATTATGAGAATGTACATCAATGCAGGGTTGATCGATTGTGCAAAAACGATTTTTGAGAAGTGTCAACTGAACGGCGGGTTCTCATCGCCAGCTTATGCTGCCATCATCGATGCGTATGCTGATAAAGGACTTTGGGCTGAAGCCGAGGATGTGTTCTTTGGTAGAAGAGACAAGTTTATTCAGAAGAAAGCAATTGTAGAATATAATGTCATGATCAAAGCATATGGAATCGCAAAGCTATATGATAAAGCTTTCTCGCTCTTCAAGGGAATGAAAAGCCAAGGGACATGGCCAGATGAGTGCACTTATAACTCTCTAATCCAAATGTTCTCCGGGGGTGATTTAGTTGACCAAGCCAAAGAGCTCTTAGCCGAAATGCAAGGATTGAAATTTAAACCTTCATGTTCTACCTTCTCTGCACTAATTGCTAGTTATGTGCGCATGAGCAGGCTTTCTGATGCTGTTAATGTCTTCGATGAAATGTCAAAAGCAGGTGTAAAACCAAATGAGGTTGTTTATGGTGCTTTAATTGATGGGTTTGCTGAAGCTGGTAAATTTGAAGAAGCTATGCAGTATTTTCATGTCATGAATGACTCTGGGATTCAAGCTAATCAGATAATCTTGACTTCAATGATTAAGGCTTATAGTAAGCTTGGATCAGTAGAGGGAGCGAAAAAATTGTATGAGCAGATGAAAAACTTGCATGGAGGTCCTGATATCATTGCATCCAATAGTATGCTAAATCTGTATGCAGACTTTGGAATGGTCTCGGAAGCAAAAATGATATTTAATCATTTGAGGGAGAAAGGCCAGGCTGATGGTGTTACTTTTGCAACCTTGATTTATGCATACAAGAATATGGGTATGCTCGATGAAGCCATTGAGATAGCAGAGGAGATGAAGCAATCTGGACTTTTAAGAGATTGTATGACATTCAATAAGGTAATGGCATGTTATGCCACAAATGGGCAGCTTGTTGAATGTGGCGAATTGCTGCATGAAATGATTAACCGGAAACTTCTGCCAGATGGAGGCACATTTAAGGTTTTATTCACAATATTGAAAAAGGGAGGTTTTCCGGCGGAGGCAGTTAGACAGCTCGAGTTGTCTTACCAAGAAGGTAAACCTTACGCCAGACAGGCGGTGATAAGTGCTGTTTACTCTGCAGTAGGCTTGCACACATTTGCAATTGAATCCTGCAGCGTTATCACACAACCACAATTGGGACTCCATCCCTTTGCTTACAATGTTGCAATATATGTGTATGGAGCTTCAGCTCAAATTGATGAGgcactaaaaatatttatgcgAATGCAAGATGAAGGACTGAAACCAGATATTGTCACATTTATTAATCTTGTAGGTTGCTATGGGAAAGCTGGCATGGTTGAAGGTATAAAGCGGATATATGGCCAGTTAAAATATGGACACATTGAGCCCAACGAGTCATTATACAATGCAATCATTGAGGCCTATAGTGATGCAGGCAGATATGACCTTTCTGATTTGGTTAGTCAGGAAATGGAACTCGATTTAGATGTGAAGAAGCTTAAAGTCTCTGAATCTGAAAGTGTTGTGGATGAAGTTtctgaagttggtgaaggagaAGATTTGGAAGGTTGA
- the LOC129891711 gene encoding protein STRUBBELIG-RECEPTOR FAMILY 3-like isoform X1, with translation MGGRRSVLRCLNLEILVGVLLIFAVQLSDETDPGDVAAINALHASLGSPSLPGWGVSADPCDGQWQGVVCNETNILSIQLNAANLAGELGDNLASFSSLKTIDLSNNHIGGTIPSSLPVTLQNIFLSDNDLTGSIPSSLSSLSQLSAMSLNGNQLTGELPDSFQGLTALVNLDLSSNSFSGALPSSVGNLSSLTTLHLQNNQLSGTLDVLQDLPLADLNVENNLFSGPIPQKLLSIPNFKNTGNPFNSVSPLSPPNSSIAPLSPPTSFTRPPPAPPGPPFFKPPTSAQTPPTSERKPGQKADGPSATAESSSKGSKKSVKRVVWISIASILSFIILVLAILLFLPRCFRERQANNWSRRHEIAPYVGSRENRRDNGLLVQTGHDVEKAPPLVRPKEEQQPRRPARTPMPQQEQEVNVQNMRAVPKKDTSEINLSRIDIDLMVPPPPPPPPPPPPPPQERVIVKPIPPADNTAMKFPHRPLPLTSVKYYTIASLQQYTNSFSQDNQIGSGMLGTVYRAELPNGKLLAVKKLDRRVSNQQKDDEFLDLVNNIDGIRHANVVELMGYCAEHGQRLLVYEYCSSGTLHDALHSDDESKKQLSWDTRIRMALGAARGLEYLHEVCEPPIIHRNFKSVNLLLDEELAVHISDCGLASLISSGAVSQLSGQLLTTYGYGAPEFESGVYTSQSDVYSFGVVMLELLTGRMSYDRTRSRGEQFLVRWAIPQLHDIDALTRMVDPSLKGKYPLKSLSHFADIISRCVLPEREYRPQMSEVVQDLIQMIRRESPSRSDEE, from the exons ATGGGTGGGAGGAGATCTGTCTTACGCTGCTTGAATTTGGAGATCTTGGTGGGTGTTCTGTTAATTTTTGCTGTTCAACTTTCAGATGAAACTGACCCCGGAGATG TTGCTGCAATTAATGCCTTACATGCTTCCCTGGGATCACCTTCCCTTCCTGGTTGGGGTGTCAGTGCAGATCCATGTGATGGACAATGGCAAGGGGTCGTATGCAATGAGacaaatatattatccat TCAATTAAATGCCGCTAACTTGGCAGGTGAACTAGGGGATAACTTAGCGTCATTTTCTTCTCTCAAAACAAT AGATCTGAGTAATAATCACATCGGCGGAACCATCCCATCCAGTCTACCAGTTACATTGCagaatat TTTTCtttcagataatgatttaaccGGAAGTATCCCCAGTTCTTTATCTTCCCTAAGTCAACTGTCAGCAAT GTCTCTCAATGGAAACCAACTGACTGGAGAACTTCCCGATTCCTTTCAAGGCCTTACAGCATTGGTTAATCT TGATTTGTCAAGTAACAGTTTCAGTGGAGCTTTGCCGTCATCAGTAGGAAACTTGTCCTCCCTGACCACGCT ACATTTGCAGAATAACCAGCTTTCTGGAACTCTTGATGTTTTACAAGATCTTCCCCTCGCAGATTT GAATGTGGAAAATAACCTGTTTTCTGGGCCCATACCTCAGAAGCTGTTATCTATTCCCAATTTCAA AAACACTGGAAATCCTTTCAACAGTGTCTCTCCTTTGTCTCCACCCAACAGTAGTATCGCTCCTTTGTCTCCACCTACTTCATTTACGAGACCCCCTCCAGCACCACCAGGACCACCCTTTTTTAAGCCTCCAACTTCAGCACAGACACCACCGACTTCAGAAAGAAAACCTGGACAAAAGGCTGATGGACCATCAGCAACTGCAGAATCTAGTTCCAAAGGAAGCAAAAAGTCTGTAAAAAGGGTAGTCTGGATATCCATTGCATCAATTTTGTCATTTATAATATTGGTTCTAGCAATCCTTCTCTTTCTGCCAAGATGCTTTAGGGAAAGGCAAGCGAATAATTGGTCCAGACGGCACGAAATAGCTCCTTATGTGGGCTCCCGGGAGAATCGAAGAGATAATGGTTTATTGGTCCAAACTGGACATGATGTAGAGAAAG CTCCTCCTCTGGTGAGGCCGAAGGAAGAGCAACAACCAAGGAGACCGGCCCGCACTCCCATGCCACAACAGGAGCAGGAGGTTAATGTGCAAAACATGAGGGCAGTGCCAAAGAAGGATACTAGTGAGATAAATCTAAGCAGAATTGATATTGATTTGATGGTGCCCCCACCCCCACCTCCTCCGCCACCGCCACCACCCCCTCCTCAAGAGAGAGTAATTGTGAAGCCAATTCCACCTGCCGACAATACCGCAATGAAGTTTCCCCACAGGCCACTTCCACTAACTTCTGTGAAATATTACACAATCGCATCTCTTCAGCAATACACCAACAGTTTTTCTCAAGATAACCAGATAGGATCAGGAATGCTGGGAACTGTGTACAGGGCAGAGCTTCCAAATGGgaag TTACTTGCTGTCAAGAAGCTGGACAGAAGAGTTTCCAATCAACAGAAGGATGATGAATTTCTTGACCTAGTAAACAATATTGACGGAATTCGTCATGCtaatgttgttgagttgatgggCTATTGTGCAGAGCATGGTCAAAGGCTTCTGGTTTATGAGTATTGCAGTAGTGGGACACTACATGATGCGCTGCACTCTGATGATGAGTCCAAGAAACAACTTTCATGGGATACCCGGATCCGGATGGCTCTTGGAGCTGCAAGAGGCTTGGA GTATCTTCATGAGGTCTGCGAGCCACCTATTATCCACAGAAACTTCAAATCTGTCAATCTTCTCCTTGATGAAGAGTTGGCTGTGCATATCTCTGATTGTGGTTTAGCTTCACTGATATCATCAGGTGCCGTGAGCCAG TTGTCAGGACAACTGCTTACAACCTATGGTTATGGTGCCCCAGAATTTGAGTCAGGGGTTTACACTTCTCAAAGTGATGTTTACAGCTTTGGTGTGGTGATGCTGGAACTCTTAACGGGCAGAATGTCATATGACCG AACTCGAAGTCGAGGAGAGCAATTCTTGGTTAGATGGGCAATCCCCCAGCTACATGATATTGATGCCTTGACAAGAATGGTTGATCCTTCTCTCAAAGGAAAGTACCCACTTAAGTCATTATCACATTTTGCTGACATAATTTCCCGTTGCGTTCTG CCTGAGCGAGAATACAGGCCACAAATGTCAGAAGTGGTTCAAGACCTCATACAGATGATAAGAAGAGAATCTCCCAGTAGATCCGATGAAGAATGA